In Roseomonas fluvialis, one genomic interval encodes:
- a CDS encoding polysaccharide deacetylase family protein, with protein sequence MRPAAAPSVTLTFDNGPDPEVTPAVLDVLRRRAIRATFFVVGARLAAPGARALAERAHAEGHWIGNHTFTHGTPLGDRTDRGHAAAEIARTDALIGDLAHPDRLFRPMGGGGRLGPHLLSIEARDHLATGAWTVVLWSAVPGDWRDADGWPDRAIAQCLDEAEPVLVLHDIAGGALRHLDSVLGRLADHGATFRQDFPAQCVPMRRGIAGPGLDAIVAAPLDPPRARPAA encoded by the coding sequence ATGCGCCCAGCCGCCGCCCCATCCGTCACGTTGACCTTCGACAACGGCCCCGACCCCGAGGTCACGCCGGCGGTGCTGGACGTGCTGCGGCGGCGCGCCATCCGCGCGACCTTCTTCGTGGTGGGCGCGCGGCTCGCTGCGCCGGGCGCCCGGGCTCTGGCCGAACGCGCGCATGCCGAGGGGCACTGGATCGGCAACCACACCTTCACGCACGGCACGCCGCTCGGCGACCGGACCGACCGGGGGCATGCGGCGGCCGAGATCGCGCGGACCGACGCGCTGATCGGCGACCTCGCGCATCCGGACCGACTGTTCCGTCCGATGGGCGGCGGCGGACGGCTCGGCCCGCATCTGTTGAGCATCGAGGCGCGCGACCACCTTGCCACCGGAGCCTGGACCGTCGTGCTGTGGTCCGCCGTGCCGGGCGACTGGCGGGATGCCGATGGTTGGCCGGACCGCGCCATCGCGCAATGCCTCGATGAAGCCGAACCCGTGCTGGTGCTGCACGACATCGCCGGCGGTGCCCTGCGGCACCTCGATTCCGTGCTGGGCCGGCTGGCCGATCACGGCGCGACCTTCCGGCAGGATTTCCCGGCGCAGTGCGTGCCGATGCGCCGCGGCATCGCCGGGCCGGGCCTCGATGCGATCGTCGCCGCACCGCTTGACCCGCCGCGGGCCCGCCCCGCAGCCTGA
- a CDS encoding dioxygenase, whose product MQDLDANDITDAVIAQMATTPDPRMREIMEAAVRHLHAFAREVNLTPDEWLKGIAFLTAVGQMCSPIRQEFILLSDVLGLSRLVNVMHDSKGREAAGTETSLLGPFFREAAPKVELGGSIAVASDGPEIMIFGQVRDTEGQGVPHAVIDVWQTDADGLYDLQAHDPSVMDMRGQLRCDAEGRFHFRTLKPLGYSIPMDGPVGEMVRQQDRHGFRPAHIHILVAAPGYRELVTALYFADDAHVDSDTVFGVSKSLVIQESLGLPDAPVPGIPSIRYDFTMSRESEGGGGRVGSDPSRLVPAG is encoded by the coding sequence ATGCAGGACCTCGACGCGAACGACATCACCGACGCCGTCATCGCGCAGATGGCCACCACGCCCGATCCGCGCATGCGCGAGATCATGGAGGCCGCGGTGCGCCACCTGCACGCATTCGCGCGCGAGGTGAATCTCACCCCGGACGAATGGCTGAAAGGCATCGCGTTCCTGACCGCGGTCGGGCAGATGTGCTCGCCGATCCGCCAGGAATTCATCCTGCTGTCGGATGTGCTCGGCCTGTCGCGCCTGGTGAACGTGATGCACGACAGCAAGGGGCGCGAGGCAGCGGGCACCGAGACGAGCCTGCTCGGCCCCTTCTTCCGCGAGGCCGCGCCCAAGGTCGAGCTCGGCGGTAGCATCGCGGTCGCCTCCGACGGCCCGGAGATCATGATCTTCGGCCAGGTGCGCGACACCGAGGGCCAGGGTGTCCCGCATGCCGTGATCGACGTCTGGCAGACTGATGCCGATGGGCTGTACGACCTCCAGGCGCACGACCCGTCGGTGATGGACATGCGCGGCCAGCTGCGTTGCGACGCCGAAGGCCGCTTCCATTTTCGCACGCTCAAGCCGCTCGGCTATTCCATCCCGATGGACGGCCCGGTCGGCGAGATGGTGCGCCAGCAGGACCGCCATGGCTTCCGCCCCGCGCATATCCACATCCTGGTGGCGGCACCGGGATACCGCGAACTGGTCACCGCGCTGTATTTTGCCGACGACGCGCATGTGGACAGCGACACCGTCTTCGGCGTGTCGAAGTCGCTGGTGATCCAGGAGAGTCTTGGCCTGCCGGATGCGCCGGTGCCAGGCATCCCGAGCATCCGCTACGACTTCACCATGTCGCGCGAGAGCGAAGGCGGCGGCGGGCGCGTGGGTTCCGACCCGTCGCGCCTGGTGCCGGCCGGCTGA
- a CDS encoding Bug family tripartite tricarboxylate transporter substrate binding protein, whose amino-acid sequence MITRRLLATAGAALPVAAIAQEAFPTRPVQVVIPYPPGNAIDLLVRALAAQMQPLLGQPVVVVNREGAAALVGSVSVARAPADGYTLLFVPALVASVLPVTQPQGGLSVNSFRPICQVFSNSMALVVKPDSPIRTLGDLQRAAQAAPGRMTYGTLGVTSIPHLAMVQWLGAARAEIEHVPYRADAQVMTEVLQGRIDVGSIVLGSAAGRNDIRVLAVFDQQRHPDFPDAPTAVEQGFEVAPASFGGLFAPAGTPEDRIARIEAACATAAATEVYRTAARTGSQPANFFLNRADFTRRLQQDIEQKAEVLRGVRLN is encoded by the coding sequence ATGATCACCCGACGCCTTCTGGCGACCGCCGGCGCTGCGCTGCCGGTTGCAGCCATCGCCCAGGAGGCCTTTCCCACGCGGCCCGTGCAGGTCGTGATTCCGTACCCGCCGGGCAATGCGATCGACCTGCTGGTGCGCGCGCTGGCGGCACAGATGCAGCCGCTGCTGGGCCAGCCGGTCGTGGTGGTGAACCGCGAGGGCGCCGCGGCGCTGGTCGGCTCGGTCTCCGTCGCGCGCGCCCCGGCGGATGGCTATACGCTGCTGTTCGTGCCGGCGCTGGTGGCCTCGGTGCTGCCGGTGACGCAGCCGCAGGGCGGCCTCAGCGTCAACAGCTTCCGCCCGATCTGCCAGGTGTTCAGCAATTCGATGGCGCTGGTGGTGAAGCCTGACAGCCCGATCCGCACGCTGGGCGACCTGCAGCGCGCGGCGCAGGCGGCGCCTGGGCGTATGACCTACGGCACGCTTGGCGTCACCTCCATCCCGCACCTGGCGATGGTGCAGTGGCTGGGGGCCGCGCGCGCGGAGATCGAGCACGTGCCCTACCGCGCCGACGCGCAGGTGATGACCGAGGTGCTGCAGGGGCGCATCGACGTAGGCTCGATCGTGCTGGGCAGCGCGGCGGGGCGCAACGACATCCGCGTGCTGGCGGTGTTCGACCAGCAGCGCCACCCGGACTTCCCCGATGCGCCGACAGCGGTCGAGCAGGGCTTCGAGGTCGCGCCCGCATCCTTCGGCGGGCTGTTCGCGCCCGCCGGCACGCCGGAGGACCGCATCGCGCGCATCGAGGCCGCCTGCGCGACCGCAGCGGCGACCGAGGTCTACCGCACTGCCGCGCGCACCGGATCGCAGCCGGCGAACTTCTTCCTCAATCGTGCGGACTTCACGCGCCGGCTGCAGCAGGACATCGAGCAGAAGGCCGAGGTGCTGCGCGGCGTTCGGCTGAACTGA
- a CDS encoding GntR family transcriptional regulator, with amino-acid sequence MTALPGIAGSPDTQATAAYRRLRAEILEGRLAPGQRLKVQDLAALCGAGPTPVREALAQLAAEGLARRIEQRGFRVADADPAGFAGLIRSRCIAESAALREAIAQGDAAWEDAVAAAERRLSRLPRSLDPARYVTNPAWEAAHRGFHQALLAACGAAPLLRFCDRLREEAERYRAIANAIAWPGRDVAAEHAAIAEAALDRDADRAAALLADHLGATGDFVRLALERRVAAPTSRRIAAA; translated from the coding sequence ATGACCGCCCTGCCCGGCATCGCCGGTTCCCCCGACACCCAGGCCACCGCGGCCTATCGCCGGCTGCGGGCGGAGATTCTGGAAGGCCGCCTCGCGCCCGGGCAGCGGCTGAAGGTGCAGGACCTGGCGGCGCTCTGCGGCGCAGGGCCGACCCCGGTGCGCGAGGCGCTGGCGCAGCTCGCGGCCGAGGGGCTCGCACGGCGCATTGAACAGCGCGGCTTCCGCGTGGCCGATGCCGACCCGGCGGGCTTCGCCGGCCTGATCCGCAGCCGCTGCATCGCCGAATCCGCCGCGCTGCGCGAAGCCATCGCGCAGGGCGACGCCGCCTGGGAAGACGCGGTCGCGGCGGCCGAACGGCGCCTGTCGCGCCTGCCGCGCTCGCTCGACCCTGCACGCTACGTCACCAACCCCGCCTGGGAGGCGGCGCATCGCGGCTTCCACCAGGCGCTGCTCGCCGCCTGCGGCGCCGCGCCGCTACTGCGCTTCTGCGACCGGTTGCGCGAGGAAGCCGAACGCTACCGCGCCATCGCCAATGCCATCGCCTGGCCGGGGCGCGACGTGGCGGCCGAACATGCCGCGATCGCCGAGGCCGCACTCGACCGTGATGCCGACCGCGCGGCCGCGTTGCTCGCCGACCACCTTGGCGCCACCGGGGATTTCGTGCGCCTCGCACTCGAACGCCGGGTCGCCGCACCCACGTCACGGCGCATCGCCGCCGCATAG